In one Brassica oleracea var. oleracea cultivar TO1000 chromosome C9, BOL, whole genome shotgun sequence genomic region, the following are encoded:
- the LOC106318486 gene encoding cytochrome P450 76C1-like: MTSPISDLFTNTIIITPTALLVLTTILTVLWFLFKRSPQPPLPPGPRGLPIVGNLPFLDADLHTYFTTIAQKHGPIFKLKLGSKLTVVVNSPSLAREILKDQDINFSNRDVPLTGRAATYGGLDIVWLPYGSEWRILRKLCVIKLLSRKTLDSFYELRRKEVRERTRFLYQQSQEKSAVNVGDQLFLTMMNLTMNMLWGGSVKAENMESVGADFKGVISEMIRLLGEPNVSDFFPWLARFDLQGLVKQMRVCAHELDAIFDGAIEQMQKLGRKDDDKCKDFLQHLMKLKDQEVNSETPITVNHVKGVLTDMVVAGTDTATNTIEFAMAELISNPKLMKRAQQELDEVVGKENIVEESHITELPYILAIMKETLRLHPTIPLLVPHRPAETAVVGGYAIPKDTKVFINVWSIQRDPNVWENPTEFRPERFLDNQSCDFTGTDYSFLPFGSGRRICAGVALAERMVLYTLATLLHSFDWKILEGCVLDLEERFGIVLKLKTPLVALPVPRLSDSNLYQ, translated from the exons ATGACGTCTCCTATCTCAGATCTCTTTACCAACACAATCATTATTACTCCTACCGCACTTCTCGTTCTCACTACCATCTTGACAGTTCTCTGGTTCCTCTTCAAGCGCTCGCCACAACCGCCTCTACCACCTGGACCGCGAGGGTTACCTATTGTCGGAAACCTCCCATTTCTTGACGCGGACCTTCACACATACTTCACAACTATCGCTCAGAAACACGGTCCGATCTTCAAACTCAAACTCGGCTCAAAACTAACCGTTGTTGTGAACTCTCCATCGCTGGCTCGAGAGATCTTGAAAGACCAAGACATCAATTTCTCAAACCGAGATGTCCCTCTCACTGGCCGGGCCGCTACCTATGGTGGTCTCGACATAGTTTGGCTACCATACGGTTCTGAATGGAGAATTCTCAGAAAACTTTGCGTTATCAAGCTTCTTAGCCGCAAGACTTTGGATTCTTTCTACGAGCTTCGACGCAAAGAAGTCCGTGAAAGAACGAGATTTTTATACCAGCAAAGTCAAGAAAAATCGGCGGTGAATGTCGGAGACCAACTGTTCTTGACGATGATGAATCTAACGATGAATATGTTGTGGGGAGGATCGGTGAAAGCGGAGAATATGGAGAGCGTTGGAGCAGACTTCAAAGGAGTCATTTCTGAGATGATTAGGCTTTTGGGTGAGCCTAATGTTTCGGATTTTTTTCCTTGGCTAGCTAGATTCGATCTTCAAGGGCTTGTGAAGCAGATGCGTGTGTGTGCTCACGAGCTCGATGCCATATTCGATGGAGCCATCGAGCAGATGCAAAAGCTAGGACGTAAAGATGATGATAAATGCAAAGACTTTTTGCAACATTTGATGAAGTTAAAGGACCAAGAAGTTAATTCGGAGACTCCCATTACAGTTAACCATGTCAAAGGCGTACTTACG GATATGGTGGTTGCTGGTACTGATACCGCTACAAACACAATAGAGTTTGCGATGGCCGAGCTTATAAGCAACCCAAAGCTGATGAAGAGAGCGCAACAAGAGCTAGACGAAGTTGTAGGAAAAGAAAACATTGTTGAAGAATCACACATCACTGAACTTCCTTACATACTAGCCATAATGAAAGAAACACTTAGACTTCATCCAACCATTCCTTTGTTAGTCCCTCACCGTCCAGCTGAAACTGCCGTGGTGGGCGGTTACGCTATCCCTAAAGATACTAAAGTTTTCATCAATGTTTGGTCTATCCAAAGAGACCCAAACGTGTGGGAGAATCCGACTGAGTTTCGTCCCGAGAGGTTTCTTGATAATCAGTCTTGCGATTTTACTGGAACTGATTACAGCTTTCTTCCATTTGGATCTGGCCGGAGAATTTGCGCTGGTGTAGCACTCGCTGAGAGGATGGTTTTGTACACTCTTGCGACGCTATTACATTCGTTCGACTGGAAGATTCTGGAAGGATGTGTGTTGGATTTGGAAGAGAGGTTTGGGATTGTCTTGAAGCTCAAGACCCCTCTTGTTGCCTTGCCGGTTCCGAGGTTGTCCGACTCGAATCTTTATCAATAG
- the LOC106313983 gene encoding uncharacterized protein LOC106313983 isoform X1 — protein MCPLWSNGEETFWGFVKGFRWSLFFGGLRDQGRRYMGKRTSPRLVGMAVSEVAADDLSLVSRRQFISEAPSAVLLLATSRYLSGFEDKSFQTQRIHNHRDIENKDIVVAYTWLPLHSKKIFQ, from the exons ATGTGTCCTCTTTGGAGTAACGGTGAGGAAACATTTTGGGGTTTTGTCAAAGGGTTCCGGTGGAGTTTGTTCTTTGGTGGGTTGAGAGACCAGGGTCGAAGGTACATGGGCAAACG AACTTCTCCTCGCTTGGTGGGTATGGCGGTGTCAGAGGTCGCCGCCGATGACCTCAGTCTAGTATCTCGACGTCAATTTATCTCGGAGGCTCCATCTGCAGTGTTGCTTCTTGCTACTTCTCGGTATCTCTCGGGCTTTGAGGACAAGTCCTTTCAAACTCAAC GGATACATAATCACAGAGATATAGAAAACAAGGATATAGTTGTGGCATACACTTGGCTTCCATTACATTCCAAGAAGATTTTCCAATAA
- the LOC106313983 gene encoding uncharacterized protein LOC106313983 isoform X3 has protein sequence MCPLWSNGEETFWGFVKGFRWSLFFGGLRDQGRRTSPRLVGMAVSEVAADDLSLVSRRQFISEAPSAVLLLATSRYLSGFEDKSFQTQRNPLGYIITEI, from the exons ATGTGTCCTCTTTGGAGTAACGGTGAGGAAACATTTTGGGGTTTTGTCAAAGGGTTCCGGTGGAGTTTGTTCTTTGGTGGGTTGAGAGACCAGGGTCGAAG AACTTCTCCTCGCTTGGTGGGTATGGCGGTGTCAGAGGTCGCCGCCGATGACCTCAGTCTAGTATCTCGACGTCAATTTATCTCGGAGGCTCCATCTGCAGTGTTGCTTCTTGCTACTTCTCGGTATCTCTCGGGCTTTGAGGACAAGTCCTTTCAAACTCAACGTAATCCTTTG GGATACATAATCACAGAGATATAG
- the LOC106313983 gene encoding uncharacterized protein LOC106313983 isoform X2 has protein sequence MCPLWSNGEETFWGFVKGFRWSLFFGGLRDQGRRTSPRLVGMAVSEVAADDLSLVSRRQFISEAPSAVLLLATSRYLSGFEDKSFQTQRIHNHRDIENKDIVVAYTWLPLHSKKIFQ, from the exons ATGTGTCCTCTTTGGAGTAACGGTGAGGAAACATTTTGGGGTTTTGTCAAAGGGTTCCGGTGGAGTTTGTTCTTTGGTGGGTTGAGAGACCAGGGTCGAAG AACTTCTCCTCGCTTGGTGGGTATGGCGGTGTCAGAGGTCGCCGCCGATGACCTCAGTCTAGTATCTCGACGTCAATTTATCTCGGAGGCTCCATCTGCAGTGTTGCTTCTTGCTACTTCTCGGTATCTCTCGGGCTTTGAGGACAAGTCCTTTCAAACTCAAC GGATACATAATCACAGAGATATAGAAAACAAGGATATAGTTGTGGCATACACTTGGCTTCCATTACATTCCAAGAAGATTTTCCAATAA
- the LOC106318487 gene encoding uncharacterized protein LOC106318487: MGDYSIQITPKLINQLAQGNEKPKRKAKRTKPKVSPPQNNADQARTHRDAEKPKPVAELPTQTPPFFFPIPQRGAPNTELESIKSVLKESEKVLEKVERQEKNIVDEVTERAKDLREKEFKIPEPKPMPCSSDHEAWKKCYEENVGNPLICSGLVMRFQDCARWSRQQVSPAQK; encoded by the coding sequence ATGGGAGATTACTCAATCCAGATCACTCCGAAGCTGATCAATCAGTTAGCTCAAGGCAACGAAAAACCGAAGAGAAAGGCAAAGAGAACCAAACCCAAAGTCTCACCTCCACAGAACAATGCAGATCAAGCGAGAACACACCGTGATGCAGAGAAACCGAAGCCAGTGGCAGAGTTGCCGACCCAGACCCCACCTTTCTTCTTCCCAATTCCGCAACGAGGAGCACCAAACACGGAGCTGGAATCGATCAAATCCGTGTTGAAAGAGAGTGAGAAGGTTCTTGAGAAGGTGGAGAGACAAGAAAAGAACATTGTCGATGAAGTGACAGAGAGGGCTAAAGATCTGAGGGAGAAAGAGTTTAAGATCCCTGAACCGAAACCAATGCCTTGCTCTTCGGATCACGAAGCCTGGAAGAAATGCTACGAGGAGAACGTTGGCAACCCGTTGATATGTAGCGGACTGGTTATGAGATTCCAGGATTGCGCTCGCTGGTCCAGACAGCAAGTGAGTCCTGCGCAAAAGTAG
- the LOC106314745 gene encoding glutathione S-transferase T2-like, with amino-acid sequence MDPFSLNSPGFVNLLASESSQTIDVESSEVCKFVGSYEAALKEQASGQNENDVMKAAHDIFLNDYQVKFSLEHAWRELRFDQKWRSNSLSRDGAKDKRKEAAEMVPDLEEVRPPGVKACKAAKRKKHGNEAAFDQLQSMLVVKENISKLKILDCLLAQKDTVSDIEVSLKNKLVSEML; translated from the exons ATGGATCCTTTTTCCCTAAACTCTCCCGGGTTTGTTAACCTATTAGCTTCCGAGAGCAGTCAAACAATAGACGTAGAGTCTTCTGAG GTGTGCAAGTTTGTGGGAAGCTATGAGGCCGCTTTGAAGGAGCAAGCTAGTGGCCAAAATGAGAATGATGTCATGAAGGCTGCCCATGACATCTTCTTAAATGACTACCAGGTCAAGTTCAGCCTTGAACATGCCTGGAGGGAACTTAGGTTTGATCAAAAATGGAGATCAAACTCTTTGTCCAGAGATGGTGCAAAGGACAAAAGGAAGGAAGCTGCGGAGATGGTGCCTGACTTGGAAGAGGTTAGGCCTCCTGGTGTTAAGGCTTGCAAAGCAGCCAAACGCAAGAAGCATGGGAATGAAGCAGCTTTTGATCAATTACAGAGCATGCTAGTTGTGAAAGAGAACATATCCAAACTGAAAATCCTTGATTGTCTCCTTGCCCAAAAAGATACAGTATCTGATATAGAAGTGTCTCTGAAGAACAAACTCGTATCTGAAATGCTTTGA